A stretch of Bradyrhizobium sp. CCBAU 53338 DNA encodes these proteins:
- a CDS encoding ABC transporter permease, with the protein MPRKGKVVLVQVAIVLSLLLVWEAGVRAGLIDPFFFPAPSTLVARIGEWMSTADFWTDVGVTLLETILSFAAGIAIGTTLGIWLGLSPFAAEVVQPFIKMFNAIPRILLGPIFVIWFGLGLTSKVALGVTLVLFVAFFNTFQGVREVNPVVLANARLLRASKWSLLRHVYLPSATTWILSSLRVSVGMAVMGAVVAEYLGSSAGLGHLIAQAEGVLDAAGVFAGIIVLSAFVVALDALVDRAEKRLLVWRPAPAHEV; encoded by the coding sequence ATGCCCCGCAAGGGTAAGGTCGTTCTCGTTCAGGTCGCGATCGTGCTGAGTCTGCTCCTGGTCTGGGAAGCCGGCGTGCGGGCAGGACTGATCGACCCGTTCTTCTTTCCGGCGCCATCGACGCTGGTGGCGCGGATCGGCGAATGGATGTCGACCGCGGATTTCTGGACCGATGTAGGCGTCACGCTGCTGGAGACGATCCTGTCCTTCGCGGCGGGGATCGCGATCGGCACCACGCTTGGAATATGGCTCGGCCTGAGCCCGTTTGCGGCCGAGGTCGTGCAGCCCTTCATCAAGATGTTCAACGCCATCCCGCGCATTCTGCTCGGACCGATCTTCGTGATCTGGTTCGGCCTCGGCCTGACCTCGAAGGTGGCGCTGGGCGTCACGCTGGTGCTGTTCGTCGCCTTCTTCAACACCTTCCAGGGCGTGCGCGAGGTTAACCCGGTGGTGCTCGCCAATGCCCGCCTGCTGCGCGCGTCCAAATGGTCCTTGCTGCGCCACGTCTACCTGCCGTCGGCCACGACCTGGATCTTGTCGAGCTTGCGGGTCTCCGTCGGCATGGCCGTGATGGGCGCGGTGGTCGCCGAGTATCTCGGCTCGTCGGCCGGGCTCGGTCACCTGATTGCCCAGGCCGAGGGCGTGCTCGATGCCGCCGGTGTGTTCGCCGGCATCATCGTGCTGTCCGCCTTCGTCGTCGCCCTCGATGCGCTGGTCGATCGCGCCGAGAAACGGCTCCTGGTGTGGCGTCCCGCGCCGGCCCACGAAGTCTGA
- a CDS encoding ABC transporter ATP-binding protein — translation MEGQPASAVDLRDVMIRFGDFTAVKSMNLQVGEAEFVAVVGPTGCGKSTILNTVTGLLKPAAGDVCIFGKPLTGLNDQSGYMLQQEGLLPWKTAQDNVGLGLVFQGKSVEEARAQARPWLAKVGLKGFEERYPHQLSGGQRKRVAMAQTLIMEPRIVLMDEPFSALDVHTRRLMHRILLDLWQAERRSLIFITHDLDEAITLADRVVVMSAGPGSRMVGDVPITLPRPRDVSALQTTDEFVALYRQIWSLLGAEVEKSYAPQG, via the coding sequence ATGGAAGGGCAGCCGGCCTCGGCCGTCGATTTGCGCGACGTCATGATCCGCTTCGGCGACTTCACCGCCGTCAAAAGCATGAACCTCCAGGTCGGCGAGGCCGAGTTCGTCGCTGTGGTCGGGCCGACCGGCTGTGGCAAGTCGACCATTCTCAACACCGTCACAGGATTGCTGAAGCCAGCCGCCGGGGATGTCTGCATCTTCGGCAAGCCGCTCACGGGCCTGAACGACCAGTCCGGTTACATGCTCCAGCAGGAGGGCCTGCTGCCGTGGAAGACCGCGCAGGACAATGTCGGGCTCGGCCTCGTATTTCAGGGCAAATCGGTCGAAGAGGCGCGGGCGCAGGCGCGCCCCTGGCTCGCCAAGGTCGGCCTGAAGGGTTTTGAGGAGCGGTATCCGCATCAGTTGTCGGGCGGCCAGCGCAAGCGCGTGGCGATGGCCCAGACCCTGATCATGGAGCCGAGGATCGTCCTGATGGACGAGCCGTTTTCGGCGCTCGACGTGCACACCCGCCGGCTGATGCACCGCATCCTGCTCGATCTCTGGCAGGCGGAGCGGCGCTCCCTGATCTTCATCACCCACGATCTCGACGAGGCGATCACGCTCGCCGACCGTGTCGTGGTGATGTCGGCGGGACCGGGCAGTCGCATGGTCGGGGACGTCCCGATCACGCTGCCACGCCCGCGCGACGTATCCGCGCTCCAGACTACGGATGAATTCGTCGCACTCTATCGTCAGATCTGGTCGCTGCTCGGCGCCGAAGTGGAGAAGAGCTATGCCCCGCAAGGGTAA
- a CDS encoding IclR family transcriptional regulator has product MVKTGVDAVARALAILKAFGPERSAMTLTEIAEATDLYKSTVLRLAATLESDGFLVRGADRLFHPGPELWRLGALYQRGLDLGDLVRPTLHRLVEATGETASFYIADGDERICLYRVNSPRSVRHHLDEGQRLPIDRGAAGRVLTAYRDPASAEARKIRERGFYVSLGERDPEVAAAAVPVIDVQGKLRGALSVSAIRTRFDAEARKAAVDVLTNEAKALSGLLPAGER; this is encoded by the coding sequence ATGGTCAAGACAGGGGTTGATGCGGTGGCGCGGGCGCTGGCGATCCTCAAGGCCTTTGGGCCGGAGCGCAGCGCCATGACGCTGACCGAGATCGCCGAGGCGACCGATCTCTACAAGAGCACGGTGCTTCGCCTCGCCGCGACGCTGGAGAGCGACGGCTTTCTTGTCCGCGGCGCGGACCGGCTGTTCCACCCCGGGCCAGAACTCTGGCGCCTCGGTGCGCTCTATCAGCGCGGCCTTGATCTCGGTGACCTCGTGAGACCGACGCTGCATCGCCTGGTCGAAGCGACCGGCGAGACGGCTTCGTTCTACATTGCCGACGGTGACGAGCGCATCTGCCTCTACCGGGTCAACTCCCCGCGCTCCGTCCGGCATCATCTCGACGAGGGCCAGCGACTGCCGATCGATCGCGGCGCCGCCGGTCGCGTGCTCACTGCCTATCGCGATCCCGCGTCGGCCGAAGCCAGGAAAATCCGCGAGCGCGGGTTCTACGTATCGCTCGGCGAACGTGATCCCGAGGTCGCCGCTGCCGCAGTCCCCGTGATCGATGTCCAGGGCAAGCTGCGCGGCGCCTTGTCAGTGTCCGCGATCCGGACCCGCTTCGACGCAGAGGCGCGCAAGGCCGCCGTCGACGTCCTGACTAACGAGGCCAAAGCCCTGAGCGGTCTGCTGCCCGCCGGCGAGCGCTGA
- a CDS encoding phosphodiesterase, which yields MPFKFIHITDTHLANPGLKLYGLDPRARLDAAVADINKHQSDAAFAVVTGDLTHWGEPESYANFAEAMAALKMPYIAMVGNHDKRVACLDGLKAAPRDPNGFVQGTRTTEHGLFVFLDTLDETSHAGEMCARRFDWLAKTLAAAPADQPFVVFMHHPPFPVGVHAMDEIALKQSAEFAEVIAPYRARIRHLFFGHVHRPIFGSYGKIPFSTLRGTNHQVWFELDANPADHLASHEPPAYGVVLIDDENLVVHSHDFLDTSLRFPFEPPAGVDGRDYALNFPAR from the coding sequence ATGCCCTTCAAATTCATCCACATCACCGACACGCATCTGGCGAACCCCGGGCTGAAGCTCTATGGCCTCGATCCGCGCGCCCGGCTGGACGCGGCCGTTGCCGACATCAACAAGCACCAGTCGGATGCGGCGTTTGCGGTCGTGACCGGCGACCTCACCCATTGGGGCGAGCCTGAATCCTACGCCAACTTCGCCGAGGCGATGGCCGCGCTGAAAATGCCGTACATCGCCATGGTCGGCAATCACGACAAGCGCGTGGCCTGCCTCGACGGCCTCAAGGCCGCGCCGCGCGATCCCAACGGCTTCGTGCAGGGCACCCGCACCACCGAGCACGGCCTGTTCGTCTTCCTCGACACGCTGGACGAGACCAGCCATGCTGGCGAGATGTGCGCCAGGCGCTTCGACTGGCTGGCGAAGACGCTGGCCGCCGCGCCGGCCGACCAGCCGTTCGTCGTCTTCATGCATCATCCGCCCTTCCCGGTCGGCGTGCACGCCATGGACGAGATCGCGCTGAAGCAGAGCGCCGAATTCGCCGAGGTGATCGCGCCCTATCGCGCGCGCATCCGCCATCTCTTCTTCGGCCATGTGCACCGGCCGATCTTCGGCAGCTACGGCAAGATCCCGTTCTCGACGCTGCGCGGCACCAACCACCAGGTCTGGTTCGAGCTCGACGCCAACCCCGCCGACCATCTGGCGAGCCACGAGCCGCCCGCCTATGGCGTGGTGCTGATCGACGACGAAAACCTCGTCGTGCACAGCCACGACTTCCTCGACACCAGCCTGCGCTTCCCGTTCGAGCCTCCCGCCGGCGTGGACGGCCGCGACTATGCGCTCAATTTCCCGGCGCGATGA
- a CDS encoding carbohydrate ABC transporter permease — protein sequence MSLAEPAALPVAASAPPRLRVAKRFTSRLKASLPAYLLLLPSLIFLALFTYGAMGRVLIDALYQRATPKAPLRFVGLENIGAVLGDPAFTGAVVNNLIYAVGTAIPSIGLALLFALALARTNVVTSALRAALFLPVLIPMVAASALFLFIFLPNVGLLDHYIGGLLPVLPNWLGDPDIALYAIMIITIWKNAGYYMLFFLAGLQAVPEDVMEAAHLDGAGPFMRLRYIILPELKPTFLFVIVIATLNAVTQVDHVFVLTQGGPSNSTNLVLFYIYQQAVEHFDVGKASAATLLTLAALMALTALSFRTMANREGGP from the coding sequence ATGAGCCTCGCAGAACCCGCGGCTCTTCCGGTCGCGGCATCCGCGCCGCCGCGCCTGCGCGTCGCAAAGCGGTTCACCAGCCGCCTCAAAGCCTCGCTGCCGGCCTATCTGCTGTTGCTGCCCTCGTTGATCTTCCTTGCGCTGTTCACCTATGGCGCGATGGGACGGGTGCTGATCGATGCGCTCTATCAGCGCGCCACGCCGAAGGCGCCGCTTCGCTTCGTCGGCCTCGAGAACATCGGCGCCGTGTTGGGCGATCCCGCCTTCACCGGCGCCGTCGTCAACAACCTCATCTACGCCGTCGGCACCGCGATCCCCAGCATCGGCCTTGCGCTCCTGTTCGCGCTGGCACTCGCGCGCACCAATGTGGTCACCAGCGCGCTGCGCGCCGCGTTGTTCCTGCCGGTGCTGATCCCGATGGTGGCTGCGTCCGCGCTATTCCTGTTCATCTTCCTGCCCAATGTCGGCCTGCTCGACCACTATATCGGAGGCCTGCTGCCGGTGCTGCCGAACTGGCTCGGCGATCCCGACATCGCGCTCTACGCGATCATGATCATCACCATCTGGAAGAACGCCGGCTATTACATGCTGTTCTTCCTGGCCGGCCTCCAGGCCGTGCCGGAGGACGTGATGGAGGCGGCGCATCTCGACGGCGCCGGTCCCTTCATGCGACTGCGCTACATCATCCTGCCGGAGCTCAAGCCGACCTTCCTGTTCGTCATCGTGATCGCCACGCTGAACGCGGTCACGCAGGTCGACCACGTCTTCGTCCTCACTCAAGGCGGTCCGTCGAACTCCACGAATCTCGTGCTGTTCTACATCTACCAGCAGGCGGTCGAGCATTTCGACGTCGGCAAGGCCTCGGCCGCGACGCTGCTGACGCTCGCAGCGCTGATGGCTCTCACCGCGCTCTCGTTCCGGACCATGGCGAACCGGGAGGGCGGGCCATGA
- a CDS encoding carbohydrate ABC transporter permease has protein sequence MKLIDALYKDAPLATRNEITPKLGFLLTILLALAWLIPFLWMGVATLRPSSDGINLMAELMPSLKPTLDNIRDAWEIGDFPRYFLNTTIICTGILLVQFVTITLAGFAFARLDFAGKTPIFYLFLMQLMLVPVLLIVPNLSLVVQLGLYDTLAGVMMPFFASAFGTFLMRQAFEAIPTELEDAALIDGASLIQRIRHIYVPLSLPSFSAFAIISVTSHWNDFLWPLMVINSPDKRPLTVGLSVFTKTAEGTQDWGTIAAGTLMVIAPLLVTFLIFQKRFISSFVTSGIK, from the coding sequence ATGAAGCTGATCGACGCGCTCTACAAGGACGCCCCGCTCGCCACCCGCAACGAGATCACGCCGAAGCTCGGCTTCCTGCTGACGATCCTGCTCGCACTCGCCTGGCTGATCCCGTTCCTGTGGATGGGCGTCGCGACCCTGCGACCGTCCTCCGACGGCATCAATTTGATGGCCGAGCTGATGCCGAGCCTGAAGCCGACGCTCGACAATATCAGGGATGCCTGGGAGATCGGCGATTTCCCGCGCTACTTCCTCAACACCACGATCATCTGCACGGGCATCCTGCTGGTGCAGTTCGTCACGATCACCCTTGCGGGTTTTGCCTTTGCGCGGCTCGACTTCGCCGGCAAGACACCGATCTTCTATCTGTTCCTGATGCAGCTGATGCTGGTGCCGGTGCTGCTGATCGTGCCGAACCTGAGCCTGGTGGTCCAGCTCGGCCTCTACGACACGCTCGCCGGCGTGATGATGCCGTTCTTCGCCTCGGCCTTCGGCACCTTCCTGATGCGCCAGGCCTTCGAGGCGATTCCGACCGAGCTGGAAGACGCCGCGCTGATCGATGGCGCGAGCCTGATCCAGCGCATCCGCCACATCTACGTGCCGCTGTCGCTGCCGAGCTTCTCGGCCTTCGCCATCATCTCGGTCACCAGCCACTGGAACGACTTCCTTTGGCCGCTGATGGTGATCAATTCGCCGGACAAGCGGCCGCTCACCGTCGGGCTCTCGGTCTTCACCAAGACCGCGGAAGGCACGCAGGACTGGGGCACCATCGCCGCCGGCACGCTGATGGTGATCGCACCGCTGCTCGTCACGTTCCTCATTTTCCAGAAGCGCTTCATCAGCTCTTTCGTCACCTCAGGCATCAAATAG
- a CDS encoding ABC transporter substrate-binding protein, with translation MLFSRRLMLGLAMAGSMAGALALPAHAGEGPTEIDLFFPVPVDGKLARDMGTLIKEFNDGHPDIKATAVYTGSYDDTLIKTRASIKAGKPPAAVIMSANFLLDMQIENELTNLDPLIKADGSTKEQFLGQFFPALSGNAVINRSVYGVPFQNSTPLLYINADKAKEAGLDPNKPPQTWAELTDWAKKLTKREGDKVTQWGIAIPCAYDYCGWMMETLTMTNGGRYYNEEFGGEVYYDTPSMLGALTWWSDLVSKHKVHPPGATPGPAVSTSFISGNAAMMMLSTGSLTYVRENAKFNYKVAFIPRNVRNAVPIGGASLIIPAGVEADKQKAAWTLIKWMTSPEKSAWWSRATGYFAPNMAAYKTPDMVDFLNKNPDAKIAVEQLDVAKPWFATYKTVPVRKNLEDEVMLVLNGKKQPKEALVAAQKAADETLKPYNAETSLKLP, from the coding sequence ATGCTGTTCTCCCGCAGGCTCATGCTTGGCCTCGCCATGGCAGGCTCCATGGCAGGCGCCCTCGCCTTACCGGCTCACGCCGGTGAAGGTCCGACCGAGATCGACCTGTTCTTCCCCGTGCCCGTCGACGGCAAGCTCGCCCGCGACATGGGCACGCTGATCAAGGAGTTCAACGACGGTCACCCCGACATCAAGGCGACCGCGGTCTACACCGGCTCCTATGACGACACGCTGATCAAGACGCGCGCCTCGATCAAGGCCGGCAAGCCGCCGGCGGCCGTGATCATGTCGGCCAACTTCCTGCTCGACATGCAGATCGAGAACGAACTGACCAATCTCGATCCGTTGATCAAGGCGGACGGCAGCACCAAGGAGCAGTTTCTTGGCCAGTTCTTTCCGGCGCTGAGCGGCAATGCGGTGATCAATCGCTCGGTCTATGGCGTCCCGTTCCAGAATTCGACGCCGTTGCTCTACATCAACGCCGACAAGGCCAAGGAAGCCGGCCTCGATCCGAACAAGCCGCCGCAGACCTGGGCCGAGCTCACCGACTGGGCCAAGAAGCTCACCAAGCGCGAGGGCGACAAGGTGACCCAATGGGGCATCGCGATCCCCTGCGCCTATGACTATTGCGGCTGGATGATGGAAACGCTCACCATGACCAATGGCGGGCGCTACTACAACGAGGAGTTCGGCGGCGAGGTCTACTACGATACGCCCTCGATGCTCGGCGCGCTGACCTGGTGGAGCGACCTCGTGAGCAAGCACAAGGTCCACCCACCCGGCGCCACGCCCGGTCCCGCGGTCAGCACCTCCTTCATTTCCGGCAACGCGGCGATGATGATGCTGTCGACGGGCTCGCTGACCTATGTGCGTGAGAACGCCAAGTTCAACTACAAGGTCGCGTTCATCCCGCGCAACGTCCGCAACGCCGTGCCGATCGGTGGCGCCTCGCTGATCATTCCGGCGGGCGTCGAGGCCGACAAGCAGAAGGCCGCCTGGACGCTGATCAAGTGGATGACCTCGCCGGAAAAGAGCGCCTGGTGGAGCCGCGCCACGGGTTACTTCGCGCCCAACATGGCCGCCTACAAGACGCCCGACATGGTCGACTTCCTCAACAAGAACCCGGACGCGAAGATCGCCGTCGAGCAGCTCGACGTCGCCAAGCCCTGGTTCGCGACCTACAAGACCGTACCGGTCCGCAAGAACCTCGAGGACGAGGTGATGCTGGTGCTGAACGGCAAGAAGCAGCCGAAGGAAGCCCTCGTCGCCGCCCAGAAGGCCGCCGACGAGACGCTCAAGCCGTACAACGCCGAGACCTCGCTGAAGCTGCCGTAA
- the rnd gene encoding ribonuclease D → MDLITTTADLAAACSRLAKHPVITVDTEFLRETTYYPLLCVVQMASPEEAIVIDTLAEGIDLKPFFELMANEAVLKVFHAARQDIEIIWHQANIIPHPVFDTQVAAMVLGYGDSIAYDALVEKVTGHRPDKTHRFTDWSRRPLTKEQMHYAVSDVTHLRDVFAALDADLKKRRRSEWVSIEMEILTSPKTYDFHPERAWERLKTRVRKPKDLAVLMEVAAWREQEAQSRDVPRGRVLRDEAVTDIATHAPNTLEKLAHLRSVPKGFEKSKWGADIVAAVERGLKRDFSTLPKLEKPRNNSNGAATVELLKVLLRMTAERHAVASKVIATVDDLEEIAADDDADVPALRGWRRELFGDAALKLKRGELALAIEKGRVIGVQRV, encoded by the coding sequence ATGGATTTGATTACCACCACCGCTGACCTCGCGGCTGCCTGCAGCCGGCTGGCCAAGCACCCCGTCATTACCGTCGATACCGAGTTCCTGCGCGAGACCACCTATTACCCGCTGTTGTGCGTGGTGCAGATGGCCAGCCCCGAGGAAGCGATCGTCATAGATACCCTGGCCGAGGGTATCGACCTCAAGCCGTTCTTCGAGCTGATGGCCAACGAGGCCGTGCTGAAGGTGTTTCACGCCGCGCGCCAGGACATCGAGATCATCTGGCACCAGGCCAACATCATCCCTCACCCGGTGTTCGACACCCAGGTTGCGGCCATGGTGCTCGGATACGGCGACAGCATCGCCTATGACGCCCTGGTCGAGAAGGTCACCGGCCACCGCCCGGACAAGACCCACCGCTTCACCGACTGGTCGCGCCGGCCGCTGACCAAGGAGCAGATGCACTACGCGGTGTCCGACGTCACGCATCTGCGCGACGTGTTCGCAGCGCTGGATGCCGATTTGAAGAAGCGCCGCCGCAGCGAATGGGTCTCGATCGAGATGGAGATACTGACCTCGCCCAAGACCTACGACTTCCACCCCGAGCGCGCCTGGGAGCGGCTGAAGACGCGGGTTCGCAAGCCGAAGGACCTCGCCGTGCTGATGGAGGTCGCCGCCTGGCGCGAGCAGGAAGCGCAGAGCCGCGACGTGCCGCGGGGTCGCGTGCTGCGCGACGAGGCCGTCACCGACATCGCCACCCACGCGCCGAACACGCTCGAAAAGCTCGCCCATCTGCGCTCGGTCCCGAAGGGCTTTGAGAAATCCAAATGGGGCGCGGACATCGTTGCCGCCGTCGAGCGCGGGCTCAAGCGCGATTTCTCGACGCTGCCGAAGCTGGAGAAACCGCGCAACAACTCCAATGGCGCAGCCACGGTCGAGCTGTTGAAGGTGCTGCTGCGCATGACTGCCGAGCGTCACGCGGTGGCCAGCAAGGTCATCGCGACCGTCGATGATCTCGAGGAGATCGCAGCTGACGACGACGCGGACGTCCCGGCCCTGCGCGGCTGGCGCCGCGAGCTGTTCGGGGACGCCGCACTGAAGCTCAAGCGCGGCGAGCTGGCGCTCGCGATCGAGAAGGGTCGCGTGATCGGAGTTCAGCGGGTTTAG
- a CDS encoding aspartate aminotransferase family protein → MSMLPNSQEARDVAYQLHAYTNARAHQQAGPLVIERGEGPYVFDASGKRYFEAMAGLWSVGLGFNEKRLVEAAHKQMQALPFYHTFSAKSHGPSIDLAEKLVALAPVPMSKVFFTNSGSEANDTVLKLIAYRSNSLGQPQRKKIISRMRAYHGVTIASASLTGLPNNHRSFDLPLPNILHTGSPHFYKDGAPGETEEAFATRRAEELDALIQKEGPDTIAAFFGEPVMGAGGVVVPPATYWDKIQAVLKKYDILLVADEVICGFGRTGKMFGCETYGIKPDAMVVSKQITSSYFPLSAIIMNDRMFEPIADESNKIGVLGHGFTAGGHPVGSAIALENLKIIEERGLVAHAAELGGYMQSRLRELTSHSLVGEVRGVGMIAALELVLDKGRKTAAATPGAVGGMASRMLQERGVISRNMLDAIAICPPLITTKAQIDDLLAAITGVLNDMKPEVAKLTRRR, encoded by the coding sequence ATGTCCATGCTGCCCAATTCGCAAGAAGCCCGGGATGTGGCTTACCAGCTCCACGCCTACACCAATGCGCGCGCGCATCAGCAGGCGGGTCCCCTTGTGATCGAGCGCGGCGAGGGGCCCTACGTGTTCGATGCGTCGGGCAAGCGCTATTTCGAAGCGATGGCAGGCCTGTGGAGCGTCGGGCTCGGCTTCAACGAGAAGCGGCTGGTCGAGGCCGCGCACAAGCAGATGCAGGCGCTGCCGTTCTACCATACGTTCTCCGCCAAATCGCACGGGCCGTCGATCGACCTCGCAGAGAAGCTGGTCGCGCTCGCGCCGGTGCCCATGAGCAAGGTGTTCTTCACCAATTCCGGTTCGGAAGCCAACGACACTGTCCTCAAGCTGATCGCGTATCGTTCGAATTCGCTCGGCCAGCCCCAGCGCAAGAAGATCATCAGCCGCATGCGCGCCTATCACGGCGTCACCATTGCATCCGCAAGCCTTACCGGCCTGCCCAACAACCATCGTTCGTTCGACCTGCCGTTGCCGAACATCCTGCACACGGGCTCGCCGCATTTCTACAAGGACGGCGCGCCCGGCGAGACCGAGGAAGCCTTCGCGACGCGCCGGGCCGAGGAGCTCGACGCGCTGATCCAGAAGGAAGGGCCTGATACGATCGCGGCCTTCTTCGGCGAGCCGGTGATGGGGGCGGGCGGCGTCGTGGTGCCCCCGGCCACCTATTGGGACAAGATCCAGGCGGTGTTGAAGAAGTACGACATCCTGCTGGTCGCCGACGAGGTGATCTGCGGCTTCGGACGCACTGGCAAAATGTTCGGTTGCGAAACCTATGGCATCAAGCCCGACGCGATGGTGGTCTCCAAGCAGATTACCTCGAGCTATTTCCCGCTGTCGGCCATCATCATGAACGACCGCATGTTCGAGCCGATTGCGGACGAGAGCAACAAGATCGGCGTGCTCGGCCACGGTTTCACTGCCGGCGGCCATCCGGTCGGCTCGGCGATTGCGCTGGAAAACCTCAAGATCATCGAGGAGCGCGGCCTCGTCGCGCATGCCGCCGAACTCGGCGGCTACATGCAGAGCCGCTTACGTGAACTCACCAGCCATTCGCTGGTCGGCGAGGTTCGCGGCGTCGGCATGATCGCAGCGCTCGAGCTCGTGCTCGACAAGGGCCGCAAGACCGCGGCCGCAACGCCCGGCGCCGTCGGCGGCATGGCGAGCCGCATGCTCCAGGAGCGCGGCGTCATCTCGCGCAACATGCTCGACGCCATCGCCATCTGCCCGCCGCTGATCACCACCAAGGCACAGATCGACGACCTGCTGGCGGCGATCACTGGCGTGTTGAATGACATGAAGCCGGAAGTGGCCAAGCTCACGCGGCGTAGGTGA
- a CDS encoding isochorismatase family protein, with the protein MPVSHDDPLVLVCADLQVEYLIPGRRHVILDGDVTIIRCLELLALWRSNLWPVMHLKRIAEATWFNPSSRLTDWIAEAKPRPGEMTFEHALPSAYSSSRFADYVSSVRNLRCVLTGFSLDETILATVIEGFHRSHRYQVVTDAVACRQPGTSEAAVYRQSVVDVIANFATLQSSAELIRTSGAVAV; encoded by the coding sequence ATGCCGGTGTCCCACGACGATCCGCTGGTTCTGGTCTGCGCCGACCTTCAGGTGGAATATCTGATCCCGGGGCGTCGCCACGTCATCCTCGACGGCGACGTCACGATCATTCGCTGCCTGGAGTTGCTGGCGTTGTGGCGGAGCAATCTCTGGCCGGTGATGCATTTGAAACGCATCGCGGAGGCGACGTGGTTCAATCCGTCATCCAGGCTGACTGATTGGATTGCGGAGGCGAAACCCAGGCCGGGCGAGATGACGTTCGAGCACGCGTTGCCGTCGGCTTACAGCTCCTCCCGTTTCGCCGACTACGTATCCAGCGTCCGCAATCTGCGCTGCGTGCTGACGGGCTTTTCCCTCGACGAGACCATTCTGGCCACCGTCATCGAGGGATTTCATCGCAGCCACCGCTATCAGGTGGTCACCGATGCCGTGGCCTGTCGGCAGCCGGGCACAAGCGAGGCGGCCGTCTACCGACAGTCGGTGGTGGATGTCATCGCCAACTTTGCTACACTCCAGTCCAGCGCCGAGCTGATCAGAACCAGCGGCGCCGTCGCGGTCTAG
- a CDS encoding GNAT family N-acetyltransferase, translated as MHGTRIPLAKPDSRAITIRLARDPSDLMLVTAIRSAVYLAEQDCPFDEEFDGNDMVAAHFIGYVGNEPAGCLRVRFFGDFAKVERLAVRHQYRRSRVSFKLVQASVDYVKRKGFRKIYGQAQDRLVDFWAHFGAKPLGHNRKITFSDFSYTEMLLEIEPGPDAITLDSDPYVIIRPEGDWDRPGVLDASAGRAVTSPLRDLALADR; from the coding sequence ATGCACGGCACTAGGATTCCCCTCGCCAAGCCTGACTCCCGCGCAATCACCATCCGTCTTGCGCGCGATCCAAGCGATCTCATGCTGGTCACGGCCATTCGCTCCGCGGTCTATCTCGCCGAGCAGGATTGTCCGTTCGACGAGGAGTTCGACGGCAACGACATGGTTGCCGCGCATTTCATCGGCTATGTCGGCAACGAGCCGGCGGGTTGCCTGCGCGTGCGGTTCTTCGGCGATTTCGCCAAGGTGGAGCGGCTTGCGGTGCGGCACCAATATCGACGCTCGCGCGTCTCGTTCAAGCTGGTGCAGGCGAGCGTGGACTATGTGAAGCGCAAGGGGTTCCGCAAGATCTATGGCCAGGCGCAGGATCGGCTGGTCGACTTCTGGGCTCATTTCGGCGCCAAGCCGCTCGGCCACAACCGCAAGATCACCTTCTCGGACTTTTCCTATACGGAAATGTTGCTGGAGATCGAGCCGGGGCCGGACGCCATCACGCTGGACAGCGATCCCTATGTGATCATTCGCCCGGAGGGCGACTGGGATCGTCCGGGGGTGCTCGACGCCTCTGCGGGGCGCGCGGTCACTTCGCCGCTGCGGGACCTCGCGCTCGCCGACCGCTGA